The following nucleotide sequence is from Allocatelliglobosispora scoriae.
GAGCGCCTCGATCGCGGCGCAGGCGATCTCGTTGCCCCGGCCGTTGGTGAAGGTGAAGCCGGTGCCGGTGATGCCCTCGTCGGTGTGCAGCTCCACGTAGGCCGCCGAGTAGTCGCCCCGGTTGATCGCGTCGGAGCCGTCCCCGGACGCGGCGGTCGGGTAGCGCACGTCGTGGACGCGGACGTCGATGATTTTCATGGTCACCCTACTTTGAAGATCTTCTTGGGGAGGTGGTAGGCGAGATCGGCGATCGTCTCGCCGGCCTCGTCCAGGCTGAGCCGGTGCTCGGCGACGAGCCGGGCGAGGAATCCGGCGTCGATGCGGCGGGCCACGTCGTGCCGGACGGGGATCGAGCAGTATGCGCGGGTGTCGTCGACGAAGCCGGCCGTGTTGTAGAAGCCCGCCGTCTCGGTGACCGCCTCCCGCCAGCGGCGCAGCGCCTCCGGAGCATCGAGGAACCACCACGGCGCGCCGACGAAGACCGACGGGTAGCCACCCGCCAGCGGCGCCAGCTCCCGGCTGAAGTTCTGCTCGTCGAGCGTGTAGACGACCATCCGGAACCGGGGATCATGCCCGAACTCGTCGAGCAGCGGCCGCAGCGCCCTCGTGTACTCCGTCGCCTCCGGGATGTCGCCGCCGACGTCCCGGCCGTGGGTGCTGTGCAGCCACGTGTTGTGGTTGCGGACCGCGCCGGGGTGCAGCTGCATCACCAGGCCGTCCTCGGTGGACATCCGGGCGAACTCCACGAGCATGTGGCCCCGGAACGCCTCGGCCTCGGCCGCGGTCACCGCCTCGCCGCGCAAACCCCGGGTGAAGATCGACGCGGCGTCGTCGACGCTCGCCGCCCGGGCCGTCGGGTGGCCGTGGTCGGAGCTGGTCGCGCCCGCGGCGATGAAGTCGAGCCGGCGCAGCCGCAGCGCGTCGAGGAACCCCGACAGGGTGTCCGTGTCGCAGCCGGTCATCGCGCCGAGCGCGCGCACCCGGTCGGGCCAGCCGGCCCACTCCAGGTCGACCATGTCGTCCGGCCGGAACGTGGTGATCACCCGGCCGCCCGGACCGCCCCAGCCGTCGGCGGCGAGCTTCGCGTGCCTGGTCAGCGGGTCGAGCGCCGACTCGGTCGTGGCGAGCACCTCGAGGTTGAACCGGGCGAACAGCGCCCGGGGCCGGAACTCCGGCTCGGCGAGGCGGGCGCTGAGCGCGTCGTAGATCTCGTCGGCGGTCTCCGGACGCAGCGGCGTGTGCACGTCGAAGACGCCGGTGAAGGTCCGCTCCAGCCATAGCTTCGACGGCGTGCCGCGGAAGAGGTGCCAGTGCGAGGCGAGGGTACGCCAGATCACCCGGGGGTCGGACTGCACCGGGCCGCCGTCGACGCGGGGTACGCCGAGCGCGTCCGGGCTGATCCCCTGGCTCAGCAGCATCCGGGTCACGTAGTGGTCGGGCACGACGAAGAGCCGCGCCGGATCACCGAAGGGTTCGTCGTCGGCGAGGATGCCCGGGTCGATGTGCCCGTGCGGGCTGATCAGGGGCAGGTCGCGAGCGTGACCGTAGAGCTCGCGGGCGATCTCGCGCACCCTCGGCTCGACCGGCAGCAGCACATCGTCGTCACTGCCGCCGGCTGTCTCCTGCCGAGGTGACCGCACGTCAATCGTCATCGTCAACGCTCCCATTCAGCGAGGTCCAGTAGTTCGCGCACCGGCACCATCCGGCCGGTCGCGATCGACTCGTTGGCCGCGAGCCCGGTCAGCAGCGAGCGCGCGCCATCGAGCACCGTCGCGGACCTGGCCAGCGGGTCGGCGTGCCCGCCGAAGAGCACCCCGGTCATCCGGATGTCGGCGCCGCCGTGACCTTCGCGGTCATAGGCGGGCACGACCACCTCCGTCGGCTGCTGCCAGAAGCGGCGCAGCCGGAGCGAGACACCGCCGGACTCGGCAGCCGCCTCGACGCCGTGCAGCGCGGCGGTGTGGCCCTTGACCGCGCCCGCCACCCCCGGCGCGACGTGATCGGACTCGACGACATCGAGCTCCAGGCGGCCCAGGCTGCCGTTGACGGCGACCCGATAGCCCTCCCAGGGCGCGAAGGCGGTGAGGTGGTAGGACATCGTGGCGCCGGACGCGTACCGGGCCAGCACCGCCATGTCGTCCTCGATCGTCACGCCGGGCGCGAAGACGTTGACGTCGCGGTGGTAGCCGTCGTGCTCCTCGGCGTCGAGGTAGAGCTCGGCGAGGGCCGGGTTGTCCTTGAGGTGCAGGGCGAAGGGGTCGCCGACCGCATCGGGCGCGCCGTGGGCCCGGGCGTAATCGCGGGCGAAACCGTGGCGCGCGCCGGAATCGCCGTAGAAGAACAACCGGCCCTCGGCGGTGACCCGCTCGGGAGTGCTCCCCAGCCACCAGTTGACCAGGTCGAAGTGGTGGGTCGCCTTGTGCACCAGCAGCCCGCCGGAGCTCGCCTTGTCGCGGTGCCAGCGCCGGA
It contains:
- the uxaC gene encoding glucuronate isomerase, whose protein sequence is MTIDVRSPRQETAGGSDDDVLLPVEPRVREIARELYGHARDLPLISPHGHIDPGILADDEPFGDPARLFVVPDHYVTRMLLSQGISPDALGVPRVDGGPVQSDPRVIWRTLASHWHLFRGTPSKLWLERTFTGVFDVHTPLRPETADEIYDALSARLAEPEFRPRALFARFNLEVLATTESALDPLTRHAKLAADGWGGPGGRVITTFRPDDMVDLEWAGWPDRVRALGAMTGCDTDTLSGFLDALRLRRLDFIAAGATSSDHGHPTARAASVDDAASIFTRGLRGEAVTAAEAEAFRGHMLVEFARMSTEDGLVMQLHPGAVRNHNTWLHSTHGRDVGGDIPEATEYTRALRPLLDEFGHDPRFRMVVYTLDEQNFSRELAPLAGGYPSVFVGAPWWFLDAPEALRRWREAVTETAGFYNTAGFVDDTRAYCSIPVRHDVARRIDAGFLARLVAEHRLSLDEAGETIADLAYHLPKKIFKVG
- a CDS encoding Gfo/Idh/MocA family protein, which translates into the protein MTRYAIVGTGARAQMFARSLHAYGELVALADINPARVAAQQRRLLADGAPRAAEYHPDQLDVMLAKERVDTLIVCTVDATHDAFIVGGLEAGCAVVTEKPMTTDAAKCRRILDAARRTGGDVTVAFNYRFHPVHEQVRELLASGAIGEVSSVHFEWLLDVRHGADYFRRWHRDKASSGGLLVHKATHHFDLVNWWLGSTPERVTAEGRLFFYGDSGARHGFARDYARAHGAPDAVGDPFALHLKDNPALAELYLDAEEHDGYHRDVNVFAPGVTIEDDMAVLARYASGATMSYHLTAFAPWEGYRVAVNGSLGRLELDVVESDHVAPGVAGAVKGHTAALHGVEAAAESGGVSLRLRRFWQQPTEVVVPAYDREGHGGADIRMTGVLFGGHADPLARSATVLDGARSLLTGLAANESIATGRMVPVRELLDLAEWER